The nucleotide sequence GAGTAATGCCACATTTAAACAATACGTATAAATACGTATATTTTTAAATACTGTATTATTTAAAGTGTTCATTTTTAACATATTGATATACTAATGAGAAATCTTTGAGGTTTAAAATCGAAAATAAGATTAAACTACAAACTATTATTTACAATACTGTAGTTGTAAAGTCATATGCAAAAACTAGACATAAACAAAAAGCTCACTTCTAAGAAGTGAGCTTTTTTTATCTCTAATAAACTAACTAACTAATAAAACTAAGAGATAATATGTTTTATATTATTTAATAAACTGAATTGACATTGGGTAATTAGGTTGTTCACCATTACTTGCTTTAATAGCATTAATAATTGGGAAAACAAATGATATAATGCCTAATACTATTAGACCTAAAATTCCTAACCCTAATAACAGTATCAACGGAATGCACATAATAGAATATATTAAAATGCTTAATTGAAAATTGACAATGCTTTTACCGTGATTATCCATTTCATATACCTTTTCTTTATTGGTTGCCCATAAAATTAATGGTAATATTAAACTTCCAAAACCAATAAC is from Pontimicrobium sp. SW4 and encodes:
- a CDS encoding DUF4870 domain-containing protein, translated to MREDRQLIVLTHLSQLITLVIGFGSLILPLILWATNKEKVYEMDNHGKSIVNFQLSILIYSIMCIPLILLLGLGILGLIVLGIISFVFPIINAIKASNGEQPNYPMSIQFIK